The following proteins are encoded in a genomic region of Nicotiana sylvestris chromosome 4, ASM39365v2, whole genome shotgun sequence:
- the LOC138890543 gene encoding uncharacterized protein — translation MVEDSRQWHEKLPFALLVYRTTVRTSVGATPYLLVYGTEAEIPAEIEIPSLRIVAETKIDDDEWVKTRLEQLNLIDEKRLAVVEAKGKFAPNWQGPFTVTKVLSNGALCLTDIKGTCIDMAINSDAVKRYYV, via the exons atggtagaagattcgaggcaatggcacgaaaaattaccattcgcGTTGTTGgtatatcgcactactgttcgcacttcggtaggtgcaactccttatttgttggtatatggcactgaagcagaaATACctgcagaaattgaaatcccttcacttcggattgtcgctgagactaagattgatgatgatgagtgggtcaaaacccgtttggagcagttgaacttgattgatgaaaaaagattggcagtg gttgaagcaaaaggcaagtttgccccgaattggcaagggccattcactGTGACCaaagtattgtccaatggtgctttatgtttaacagatattaaAGGAacatgcatagacatggctatcaattccgatgcagtcaagagatattatgtataa